A section of the Streptomyces sp. NBC_00178 genome encodes:
- a CDS encoding pentapeptide repeat-containing protein — MAERKVYPARLAAGADIDLRGTPLSDRLFHSLLDALRDSSATGHPQLGTARFESAVFESTAWFEQAIFTGPALFTSATFRHEAWFQAAAFEDTASFENALFEHHAGFQEAVFESTAHFASATVDGKAQFVKTTFEGTAELTSMTLNDTACFEEAAFRISARFDETTFSGTASFAAAVFECDIRLGAVAFQGPAWFDGATLKGAPVTVAAFEGYPGFEGYPGFEAPNFQPTAHF, encoded by the coding sequence GTGGCTGAGCGCAAGGTTTACCCGGCCAGGCTGGCCGCCGGGGCGGACATCGACCTTCGAGGCACCCCCCTTTCCGATCGCTTGTTCCACTCCCTTTTGGACGCCCTGCGCGACTCCTCCGCAACGGGGCATCCCCAGCTCGGAACGGCCCGTTTCGAGTCGGCGGTCTTCGAAAGCACCGCCTGGTTCGAGCAGGCGATTTTCACCGGCCCCGCTCTGTTCACGTCAGCGACCTTCCGACACGAAGCGTGGTTCCAGGCGGCTGCGTTCGAGGACACTGCGTCATTCGAGAACGCCCTCTTCGAGCACCATGCTGGATTCCAGGAGGCGGTCTTCGAGAGCACTGCGCACTTCGCGTCCGCGACCGTCGACGGCAAGGCCCAATTCGTCAAGACGACCTTCGAGGGCACCGCCGAACTGACGTCGATGACCCTCAACGACACCGCCTGCTTCGAGGAGGCAGCCTTCCGCATCAGCGCCCGTTTCGATGAAACCACGTTCAGCGGCACGGCCTCGTTCGCGGCGGCCGTCTTCGAGTGCGACATCCGATTGGGAGCTGTGGCCTTCCAGGGCCCCGCCTGGTTCGACGGAGCGACCCTCAAGGGCGCACCCGTCACCGTGGCGGCTTTCGAGGGCTACCCCGGTTTCGAGGGCTACCCCGGTTTCGAGGCCCCCAACTTTCAGCCTACCGCTCACTTCTGA
- a CDS encoding GNAT family N-acetyltransferase, with product MRVLSDVHQSDRYPLNWPDQPDEWLSGASLLGAWVAEMGGHLVGHVSLSSCGRGDLAPDLWSARNGASKELTAMVSRLFVAPQARGHGIGALLVGRAAEEARRQGLHPLLDVVASDTAAATLYEKLGWERIATVEQRWSPSQLVAIHCYAAAL from the coding sequence GTGCGGGTTCTCTCAGATGTCCATCAGAGTGACCGCTACCCGCTGAACTGGCCTGACCAGCCGGATGAGTGGTTGTCGGGGGCCTCGCTGCTAGGGGCCTGGGTCGCTGAAATGGGCGGCCATCTCGTCGGCCATGTCAGCTTGTCCAGTTGTGGAAGAGGAGATCTTGCCCCTGATCTGTGGAGCGCACGGAACGGGGCGAGCAAGGAGCTGACCGCAATGGTCAGCCGGCTGTTCGTCGCACCACAGGCGAGAGGGCATGGGATCGGTGCGCTACTGGTCGGCCGAGCTGCCGAGGAAGCACGACGGCAGGGATTACACCCGCTGCTCGACGTAGTGGCCTCCGATACCGCCGCGGCGACCCTGTACGAGAAGCTCGGCTGGGAACGAATCGCCACCGTCGAGCAACGATGGAGCCCGTCCCAGCTGGTCGCCATCCACTGCTACGCGGCAGCACTGTGA